In Zingiber officinale cultivar Zhangliang chromosome 6A, Zo_v1.1, whole genome shotgun sequence, a single genomic region encodes these proteins:
- the LOC121994390 gene encoding pectin acetylesterase 2-like, whose protein sequence is MEKQIEFSAKLSNKVEENPDFYNWNRVRVRYCDSGSFAGEGYDEANGLYFRGQRIWTVVMEELMSKGMRSAEKALLSGCSAGGLSSLLHCDQFRALFPSSTVVKCFSDAGFFLDAVDVSGGRSLRSVFQGVVSIQGVTKNLPASCTSRMEASLCFFPQNIVDDIKTPTFILNAAYDVWQIQESLAPKNADPQGYWKDCKFNHSKCNASQIQFLQGFRDEMVNDLQGFSAIKQSGLFINSCFDHCQSERQERWLGDNSPAIGNKGIAKSVGDWYFERSEVKAIDCPYPCDNTCHHLF, encoded by the exons ATGGAGAAGCAAATAGAGTTTTCTGCCAAATTGAGCAATAAAGtcgaagaaaatcctg ACTTCTACAACTGGAACAGAGTTCGCGTACGCTACTGCGACAGTGGATCCTTTGCTGGAGAGGGCTACGATGAG GCGAATGGCCTTTATTTTCGAGGCCAAAGGATCTGGACAGTCGTTATGGAGGAGCTCATGTCCAAAGGAATGCGTTCTGCTGAGAAG GCACTTCTTAGTGGCTGTTCAGCTGGAGGCTTATCGAGTCTATTACATTGCGATCAGTTCCGAGCACTTTTCCCATCTAGCACGGTGGTCAAGTGCTTTTCTGACGCTGGGTTCTTCCTTGACGC TGTCGATGTATCTGGTGGTCGCTCACTAAGATCTGTGTTCCAAGGAGTGGTGTCTATTCAG GGGGTGACCAAGAACTTGCCTGCTTCCTGTACATCGAGAATGGAAGCCTCTTTG TGCTTCTTTCCACAGAACATTGTGGATGACATCAAGACTCCAACTTTCATTCTGAATGCAGCATACGACGTGTGGCAG ATTCAAGAAAGCTTAGCTCCCAAGAATGCAGACCCACAAGGTTACTGGAAAGACTGTAAGTTCAACCATTCCAAGTGCAATGCAAGCCAAATCCAGTTCTTGCAAG GATTCAGGGATGAAATGGTTAATGACCTGCAAGGATTCTCTGCAATAAAACAGAGTGGATTGTTCATAAATTCATGTTTCGACCACTGCCAATCAGAGAGACAGGAAAGGTGGCTGGGAGACAATTCACCTGCTATTGGAAACAAG GGAATTGCAAAATCGGTGGGCGACTGGTACTTTGAACGATCGGAAGTGAAGGCCATAGATTGCCCATACCCTTGTGATAACACTTGCCATCATCTGTTTTAA
- the LOC121994391 gene encoding uncharacterized protein LOC121994391, with amino-acid sequence MEKDGDNVMVVVAAAAATTISPAKSELGKKKKKKAKKKFSIIRATFIAIRRFFSKNKPRIGKEIAILKPSNGGDGVLKGLGFVGTVRPLCLQGDHRSQSLPPLLPPPPPSGHEAFHDVCSPPHAPSPSHEDCISRYASAEDLQALDDPAVEEGSSGGGDGAPKVVDEWAEEFIAKFYHQMCLQRQNSVDDREEAQEDKTI; translated from the coding sequence ATGGAGAAGGATGGCGACAATGTTATGGTGGTGGTTGCTGCCGCCGCCGCCACTACCATCTCTCCGGCGAAATCTGAattagggaagaagaagaagaagaaggcgaagAAGAAGTTTAGCATCATCCGCGCCACCTTCATCGCCATCCGTCGTTTCTTCTCCAAGAACAAGCCCCGCATCGGCAAGGAGATTGCCATCCTGAAACCCAGCAACGGCGGTGACGGCGTGCTGAAGGGCCTCGGCTTCGTCGGGACGGTTCGCCCTCTGTGTCTCCAGGGTGATCATCGCAGCCAGAGTTTGCCGCCTCTTCTGCCCCCGCCGCCGCCCTCCGGGCACGAGGCGTTCCACGACGTGTGCTCCCCGCCGCACGCCCCTTCCCCCTCGCACGAAGATTGTATCAGCCGCTACGCGTCTGCGGAGGACCTGCAGGCGCTTGACGATCCAGCGGTGGAGGAGGGAAGCAGCGGCGGAGGCGATGGGGCTCCGAAAGTGGTCGACGAGTGGGCTGAGGAGTTCATCGCCAAGTTCTACCACCAGATGTGTCTTCAGCGTCAGAATTCCGTGGATGATCGCGAAGAGGCCCAGGAAGACAAGACCATCTGA
- the LOC121997943 gene encoding kinesin-like protein KIN-14F, with the protein MALEGSISAPVVEDGLKQHGARMCYIDLASRKEEQAAMRRYEAAAWLRRMVGVVGAKDLPEEPTEEEFRLALRNGIVLCNVLNKVKPGAVPKVIEAPVVSASQPDGAAVLSAFQYFENLRNFLDALEELGLPTFEASDLEQGGKGSRVVNSILALKSFDEKQVCRSGSSKSGGTMKPSSTGKHFVRRNSEPFMNSIIRSQTIQDGGSLEQNLNIDFSIESSEMTISPSVSMLVRNLLSDKKAEEVPLIVESMLTKVLQEFEHRLARQQEMMDKNETIETSLFNGASNSKEFQSTCCENKMKVIDEMGSLYEASNSTEIQSTACENKVKVIDKIGSLYDASNSPQVQNTWSENKMLESESTYTCLRGEDFTMSLRDQEKTKEKLQKQGLLVEKQKREIHELKNSLLSTRESVELIKTQYSEEVSKLGKHMQIITHAASGYQKVLEENRKLYNQVQDLKGNIRVYCRVRPFLPGKSSNNLTTVDHIDDGNITISTPAKYGKEGHKSFSFNKTFGPSVTQEEVFSDTKPLIRSILDGFNVCIFAYGQTGSGKTYTMSGPKELTEEGYGVNYRALNDLFQISRQRRDSFCYEIAVQMMEIYNEQVRDLLNDGPNKKLDIRNSSQSGMAVPDANLVPVTSTDEVVELMNLGQRNRAVCSTSMNERSSRSHSCLTIHVHGKELASGTVLRGCLHLVDLAGSERVNKSEVKGDRLKEAQHINKSLAALGDVIYALAQKNSHVPYRNSKLTQLLQDSLGGQAKTLMFVHISPEVDALSETLSTLKFAERVATIELGAAKMNKDTGELKELRQQVASLRAALAKKEEETLGSTTSSSDSYRMKSNPTSPGHPNQMQTMDDFGNIVSCSALMEREDIDAVNDEDPLRAWVGDSVHLPDSLDQGYIPDVRVFRDRRTSRPNSFTTDDYDDLDFATSDSSEQEVMLQSSNAKSSAAVNGGSRIKQLQSGSTKNPDLRNPTRSHMPSPSRKTSTAPSSQTAKGQPTRQRASDGKRKPNVNGRMAASK; encoded by the exons ATGGCGTTGGAAGGGTCCATTTCGGCGCCGGTGGTGGAGGATGGGCTGAAGCAGCACGGGGCCAGGATGTGCTACATTGACTTGGCCTCGAGGAAGGAGGAGCAAGCAG CAATGAGAAGGTATGAGGCAGCTGCATGGCTTAGGAGAATGGTTGGAGTTGTTGGTGCGAAGGACTTGCCGGAAGAGCCTACTGAGGAGGAATTCCGGCTAGCACTGAGGAATGGAATTGTTCTCTGCAACGTACTCAACAAGGTTAAGCCTGGAGCAGTGCCCAAG gTGATCGAAGCTCCTGTGGTTTCAGCTTCCCAGCCAGATGGTGCTGCCGTTCTGTCAGCATTTCAGTACTTCGAGAATTTGAGGAACTTCCTTGATGCCCTAGAAGAATTGGGTCTCCCCACATTTGAGGCATCTGATCTAGAGCAG GGTGGTAAAGGTTCCAGGGTTGTTAATTCTATCCTTGCTCTTAAATCCTTTGATGAGAAACAAGTATGCAGGAGCGGTTCCTCCAAATCTGGTGGAACTATGAAACCTTCAAGCACTGGAAAACACTTTGTGAGGAGAAACTCAGAACCTTTCATGAATTCCATCATTCGAAGTCAAACAATTCAGGATGGTGGGTCATTGGAGCAGAACTTGAACATTGATTTTTCAATAGAATCCTCTGAAATG ACGATATCACCTTCAGTGAGCATGCTTGTGCGCAACCTTTTATCAGACAAAAAGGCTGAAGAAGTCCCATTG ATAGTTGAATCAATGCTAACCAAAGTACTACAAGAATTTGAGCACCGGCTCGCCAGGCAACAGGAGATG ATGGATAAAAACGAGACAATTGAAACCAGTTTGTTCAATGGAGCAAGCAATTCCAAAGAGTTTCAATCCACTTGCTGTGAGAATAAG ATGAAAGTGATTGATGAAATGGGTTCCCTCTATGAAGCAAGCAATTCGACAGAGATTCAGTCCACTGCCTGTGAGAATAAG GTGAAAGTGATTGATAAAATTGGTTCCCTCTATGATGCAAGCAATTCGCCTCAGGTTCAGAACACTTGGTCTGAGAATAAG ATGCTAGAATCAGAGAGTACTTATACGTGTTTAAGAGGTGAAGATTTTACCATGAGCTTGAGGGatcaagaaaaaacaaaagaaaagcttcaaaaGCAGGGTTTACTTGTTGAGAAGCAAAAAAGAGAAATTCAT GAACTGAAAAATAGTCTCCTGTCAACCAGAGAGAGTGTAGAGTTGATTAAGACACAGTACTCAGAAGAAGTTAGCAAACTAG GAAAGCATATGCAAATTATAACTCATGCAGCTTCTGGATATCAGAAGGTTCTTGAAGAAAACAGGAAGTTGTACAATCAAGTGCAGGATCTTAAAG GAAACATTAGGGTGTACTGCCGAGTGAGGCCTTTCTTACCTGGAAAATCTAGTAATAATTTGACCACTGTTGATCATATTGATGATGGAAACATTACAATTAGCACCCCAGCCAAGTATGGAAAAGAAGGCCATAAATCGTTTAGCTTCAACAAAACTTTTGGCCCATCTGTTACTCAAG AGGAGGTTTTTTCTGACACAAAACCTTTGATTCGGTCAATTCTTGATGGTTTTAATGTCTGCATCTTTGCATATGGTCAAACAGGATCTGGAAAAACTTATACCATG AGTGGACCCAAAGAGCTCACGGAAGAGGGCTATGGAGTAAACTATAGGGCACTAAATGACTTGTTTCAGATCTCAAGACAGAGGAGGGATTCATTTTGCTATGAAATTGCTGTTCAGATGATGGAGATATACAATGAGCAAGTCAGAGATCTCCTTAATGATGGTCCTAACAAAAA ATTGGACATTCGTAATAGTTCCCAGAGCGGGATGGCAGTGCCTGATGCAAACTTGGTTCCTGTCACATCAACAGATGAGGTAGTTGAGCTAATGAACCTTGGTCAGAGGAATCGTGCTGTTTGTTCAACTTCCATGAATGAGCGTAGCAGTCGCTCTCACAG TTGCCTAACAATTCATGTTCATGGAAAAGAGTTGGCATCTGGGACTGTTCTTAGAGGATGCCTGCATCTTGTTGATTTAGCAGGCAGTGAAAGGGTCAATAAATCAGAGGTTAAAGGAGACAGGCTCAAAGAAGCACAACACATAAATAAATCTTTAGCAGCTCTAGGGGATGTAATTTATGCCCTTGCTCAAAAGAATTCACATGTTCCTTACAGGAACAGCAAACTTACACAACTCCTACAGGACTCTCTTG GGGGGCAAGCTAAGACATTGATGTTCGTACACATAAGCCCTGAGGTTGATGCGCTAAGTGAGACTTTAAGCACTCTCAAGTTCGCAGAGCGAGTTGCAACAATTGAGCTTGGTGCGGCAAAGATGAACAAGGATACTGGGGAACTGAAAGAACTCAGACAACAG GTAGCTAGTCTCAGAGCTGCATTAGCTAAGAAAGAGGAAGAGACACTTGGAAGTACAACGTCCAGTTCTGACAGTTACAGAATGAAATCTAATCCCACGTCTCCTGGGCATCCAAACCAGATGCAGACAATGGACGATTTCGGGAACATTGTG AGCTGTTCAGCATTGATGGAGAGGGAAGACATTGATGCGGTCAACGATGAGGATCCACTGAGGGCCTGGGTTGGAGATAGCGTGCATCTTCCCGACTCCCTCGACCAGGGATACATTCCCGATGTGAGAGTCTTCAGAGATCGGCGCACAAGCCGGCCTAATTCTTTCACAACTGATGATTACGATGATTTAGATTTCGCAACTAGTGATTCCTCAGAGCAAGAAGTGATGTTGCAGTCTAGCAATGCAAAATCCAGTGCTGCAGTCAATGGTGGCTCCAGAATCAAGCAGCTTCAGTCGGGTTCAACTAAAAACCCCGACTTGAG GAATCCTACTCGCTCCCACATGCCATCTCCGTCGAGGAAGACATCAACTGCACCATCTAGCCAAACAGCGAAAGGCCAGCCCACCAGGCAACGAGCATCTGACGGAAAACGAAAGCCAAATGTTAATGGTAGGATGGCGGCCTCAAAGTAG